The window CCGGCTCTGTGAATTTTCGAAATAAATTTCCGGCTCCGTAAAAGACAACAGCAGAGAGAGCCACATCCGCGTTCCAGAGCAATCTGAAAGGCACATATACGGAATAAAGGTACCCGATCACTCCGGCTGTAGTAAGCCATAGTACAAGTTTTCGTGGTTCCCCATAATATTTCTTCGCAAATCCGTAAAAGAGAAGCTCAGTTACGAAAAGGCAGGTCAGGAACCAGAGAGGCGGATTATAAGAGACCAGAGGACCCAGTGCATACACGATGGAATAAATGCCGTAAAGAGCACTGGTTTCAAAAAATTCAATATTCGTGACTTCTGGCTGGAATCCCTTATCCAGCATAAAGTAAAACAGGCAGGTAAGCACTGCAAAAGAAAAGTAAGGCACAATAAGAGACCTGAATCTTCCCTTTACAAAATCTGCAGCCGATCCGGCATATTTCCCAAAGTCAAACAGAAAACCGGAAATGAAAAAGAAGAGCGGCATGTGAAACGAAAATATGTAAGTGTCAAGTGCTGCCGGTAAGCTGTGATGTGCAAATACTACAAGTATAATCCCGATTCCTTTTAAAGCGTCAATCCAGTGCAATCTCATATTAACCTGGGGAGTAAACATTGTTTACAATATAATAATATTTTGTTAAATATTTTTAAATCTATTCATTTTTGAATATTACCATACCTTCCACTACGATTTCTTATTTTTTTCCACATTCTCCGGCAGAAGCTTGATATTTAACCTTCTCTTATTCCGGATTCCTCTTAACTCTACTGCACTTCCGGGTCTCTTTTTTGCGGATTTTTTGCTTTTAAAGGGTTTTTGAAAGGGCAAAGCTTTAAATCAGATGATTCAGTTGTATCGCATGTTTCATTTTCGGGATTAGATCCCGTCGGAATGTGGTCCTGCAGGCAGGGCTGAACCATGAAACATAAGTGAAACTTGGTGTTTAAATTGTCAAAATCTTTTTACGGATACATACGTGATGCATGGAAAAACCCTGATGAGACTTACGTGAACGAGCTCCGTTGGGAGCGCATGCAGGTCTGGAGGAAGCAGGGTTCCGTGACCAGAATTGAAAAGCCCACAAGAATCGACAGGGCACGCTCCCTTGGATACAAAGCCAAGCAGGGCATTATCGTTGTAAGAGTAAATGTGCGCCGCGGAGGCCTTGGTAAAGTAAGGCCCAAACGTGGAAGAAGAACCCAGAAACTGGGGACGAATAAGATCTCAGGTGGAATAAGCACCCAGAGGATTGCCGAAGCCCGTGCAGACCGCAAATATCCAAACCTTGAAGTCCTGAACTCCTACTGGGTAGGGGAAGATGGAAAGCACAAGTGGTTTGAAGTCATCCTTGTAGACCCTCATCACCCTGTAATAAAGAGCGACAAGAACCTTAACTGGGTTTGTGACTCTTCTATCAGGGGCAGAGCTACCAGAGGCAAAACAAGCGCTGGTCGGAAGGGCAGAGGCATGACCACACGTGGCAAGGGAACTGAAAAGACCAGGCCGAGCATCCGTTCCAATCAGAGTCGAGGCAAGTGATTCATCACATAACAATGCGTGTGATCGCCCACGCAACCGAAGACGTATCCAGAGTCCGCGAGGCTCTGGACTTTTTTTTATCCGGTGCCGGCGTAAAGGACGGAAATAATCTCATAGAAGAGCTTGAGGCTGAAGGGCACCATGGAAATCCAATTACTATCCTTAGTGTGCAGCTTAAAAAGAAGGCAGAATGCCTGAAATTTGCCCGTTTTGTGCGGGGAAACTTTTCTGAAGAAGATGCAGGAATGCTCAGGAAAGAAATGCCTGAGAGGCTGGATGATGACACGGTTTTTCACCTCCGCTTTGACAAGCAGGCTGCATACCTACAGCAGGTAAAACTGACTAACTCTTCTGACGCTATTATTGCAAAGGTCAAGATCGAGACCTATCCGAAGAACAGGGAGAAAGCCGGAGTCATAGTGGAGGAGTTGTTTGGGTAAACCGAAGTATTATGATTTTTGCGTTCATGCAGCTCCGGATGGGGACCATACTGCTTCGGAACTGGTTTCCCTTGCCCGGTATTTCGGGTATAGCGGGATTGCCCTTGCTAACCATTCCGATAAACTCCCTGATAAGAAGCCAGTACTGCCTCCCATCGAAGGTTTTGAGGTCGTCAGGGGAATTGAGCTTGTGGAAGAAAATCCCTCGAAATTGCACAGTTTGATCGGAAAATTCAGGAATTCAGTGGATGTCCTGATTGTGCACGGAGGGTCCGAAGCAGTCAACAGGGCCGCGCTTGAAAATGCCAGGGTAGACATCCTGAACCACCCGGCTTTTGACAGGAGCAGCGGGTTAAACCAGGTGCTGGCAAAAGCAGCTGCAGAAAACGGAGTTTCAATAGGCATTACCCTGAGACCTCTTCTTCATTCCCGGGGTTCAAGGCGTATCCGTCTGCTGTCCGACCTTAAGGCAAACCTTGATCTTGCAAGGAAATACGAGGTATCTCTTGTACTTTGCAGTGATGCCATGTCCTGCTTTGACCTGCGTTCCCCAATGGAAACTCTTGCCCTTGCTGAAATCTGCGGGCTTGAAGAAGATGAGGCTCTTGATGCTATAAGCACTGTTCCGGAAAGAATCCTCGCAAAGAATCGCCCTGGTCCTGGATATGTAAGGGAAGGTATTGAAGTTCTTGAGGGAGATGGTCTCTTTTGAAACGCCTGCTTCCTTCACTCCGCGCTAAAAAGCGTTATCTTGCTTTCGAGCTGATTTCAGAAGAGCCTGCAGGCAGAAACGATATTGTAAAGGAAGTTCTTTCCTCTGCTTCATCACTGCTCGGAGATGTCATAACCAGCGACTGTGATATTAAGGTGCTGGGATTTGAAGACGGAAAAGGAATTCTCCAGTGCTCCCATACCAGAGTAAAGGAAACGAGAGCTTCCATGGCCGCTTTGACCCGAATTAATGGAAAAAGGGCGACTCTTCATGTGCTGGGAGCTTCAGGCACTGTTAAAAGAGCTACGGAAAAGTTTCTGCAGGACG is drawn from Methanosarcina lacustris Z-7289 and contains these coding sequences:
- a CDS encoding 50S ribosomal protein L15e codes for the protein MSKSFYGYIRDAWKNPDETYVNELRWERMQVWRKQGSVTRIEKPTRIDRARSLGYKAKQGIIVVRVNVRRGGLGKVRPKRGRRTQKLGTNKISGGISTQRIAEARADRKYPNLEVLNSYWVGEDGKHKWFEVILVDPHHPVIKSDKNLNWVCDSSIRGRATRGKTSAGRKGRGMTTRGKGTEKTRPSIRSNQSRGK
- a CDS encoding RNA-binding protein; the encoded protein is MIHHITMRVIAHATEDVSRVREALDFFLSGAGVKDGNNLIEELEAEGHHGNPITILSVQLKKKAECLKFARFVRGNFSEEDAGMLRKEMPERLDDDTVFHLRFDKQAAYLQQVKLTNSSDAIIAKVKIETYPKNREKAGVIVEELFG
- the rnp3 gene encoding ribonuclease P protein component 3, coding for MGKPKYYDFCVHAAPDGDHTASELVSLARYFGYSGIALANHSDKLPDKKPVLPPIEGFEVVRGIELVEENPSKLHSLIGKFRNSVDVLIVHGGSEAVNRAALENARVDILNHPAFDRSSGLNQVLAKAAAENGVSIGITLRPLLHSRGSRRIRLLSDLKANLDLARKYEVSLVLCSDAMSCFDLRSPMETLALAEICGLEEDEALDAISTVPERILAKNRPGPGYVREGIEVLEGDGLF
- a CDS encoding Rpp14/Pop5 family protein; this encodes MKRLLPSLRAKKRYLAFELISEEPAGRNDIVKEVLSSASSLLGDVITSDCDIKVLGFEDGKGILQCSHTRVKETRASMAALTRINGKRATLHVLGASGTVKRATEKFLQDDREIN